The proteins below are encoded in one region of Triticum aestivum cultivar Chinese Spring chromosome 1B, IWGSC CS RefSeq v2.1, whole genome shotgun sequence:
- the LOC123080087 gene encoding uncharacterized protein, with protein sequence MGRVYNDPAANQSVEVAELRRQIGSIDADIMLVNKRLEESQDGAAAMEALRAELTQAKEQARASNAAALKAAEEFRAEQAAHRRSGEKIAEMAEELKNDADRYVLLEKESKASSTELDKALNAAKELRTEIRGMREELQQAKKNHGWGLLTTAEEVFGSKLCSLSWALRICGLDGKYS encoded by the exons atgggaAGG GTGTACAATGATCCGGCAGCcaaccagtctgttgaagttgctgaactgagaaggcagatcggatcgattgatgccgatatcatgCTGGTGAATAAACGACTTGAAGAATCCCAGG atggtgctgctgccatggaggccctaagggccgagctcactcaagccaaggaacaagctcgggctagcaatgcggctgccctaaaggcggccgaagagtttagagccgaacaggctgctcatcgccgaagcgggGAAAAGATAGCGGAAATGGCTGAAGAGTTGAAAAATGACGCCGACCGGTAtgtgctccttgaaaaggagagtaAGGCTAGTTCGACCGAGCTGGACAAGGCGCTTAATGCCGCCAAGGAGTTGCGGACCGAGATCCGGGgaatgcgggaggagctccaacaggccaaAAAAAATCATGGCTGGGGGCTCCTAACTACTGCGGAAGAAGTTTTTGGATCCAAATTATGCTCCCTTAGCTGGGCGTtacgcatatgcggacttgacggaaagtacagctga
- the LOC123140039 gene encoding cytochrome P450 71A1: MWSLCISLSRSTSGNGRHARLKFTASCVVVLPAASAPLCQLALMASLELDSTLVLCLLFVVSCFTIVLRGFGYGRKGTQPPSPPGLPIIGNLHQLGRGRPHRTLEALARRHGPLLLLRLGSVRAIVVSSASLAEAVLRTQDNVFCSRPQQYTARGTLYGCRDVGFSAYNERWRQLRRIAVVHLLSMKRVDSFRALREEEVARFVGRVRAASGSGAHEGRRGINVTELIITLTYTVISRAAFGNKLGGVEPVKVRDMMKELTDLLGTIAVSDVFPRLGWLVDWATGLQARVKRTAAELDSIMERTITEHEGDPGKDDGEAPDLLDDLLLIAKDGDQGFKLDRIDVKGVILDMFIAGTDTTYKTIEWTLAELMKNPREMAKVQSEVRQVAAGAHGGVLEEELEKMNLLQAAMKETLRLHPPVPLLIPRESIQDAQLHGYDIPAKTRVMVNTWAIGRDGESWENAEEFRPERFLGRTIDYNGKDPRFLPFGAGRRGCPGIAFGTRLAELTLANMMYHFDWELPDGEDPESFEVVESSGLSPGLKSALILGIKPL; the protein is encoded by the exons atgtggagccTGTGCATCAGCTTATCTCGCTCCACATCAGGCAACGGCCGGCACGCGCGCCTTAAGTTCACCGCTAGCTGTGTGGTAGTGCTGCCTGCTGCGTCCGCTCCACTCTGCCAGCTAGCGCTCATGGCATCTCTTGAGCTCGACTCTACCCTAGTCCTCTGCCTCCTTTTCGTGGTATCTTGCTTCACCATCGTCCTCAGAGGCTTCGGATATGGCCGAAAGGGCACGCAGCCGCCTTCGCCGCCTGGGTTGCCCATCATCGGCAACCTGCACCAGctcgggcggggccgtcctcaccGGACTCTGGAGGCTCTTGCGCGGCGCCacggcccgctcctcctcctccgcctcggctCCGTGCGGGCCATCGTGGTCTCCTCGGCCTCGCTCGCCGAGGCGGTGCTGAGGACCCAGGACAACGTCTTCTGCAGCCGCCCGCAGCAGTACACGGCCCGCGGCACGCTCTACGGCTGCCGGGACGTCGGCTTCAGCGCCTACAACGAGCGGTGGCGCCAGCTCCGCCGCATCGCCGTGGTGCACCTCCTCAGCATGAAGCGGGTCGACTCCTTCCGCGCTCTCCGGGAGGAGGAGGTCGCGCGCTTCGTGGGACGGGTCCGCGCGGCGAGTGGGAGTGGCGCGCACGAGGGGCGTCGGGGAATCAACGTGACGGAGCTCATCATCACCTTAACCTACACCGTGATCTCCAGGGCTGCGTTCGGGAACAAGCTTGGTGGGGTGGAGCCGGTCAAGGTCCGCGACATGATGAAGGAGCTCACTGACCTGCTCGGCACGATAGCCGTGAGCGACGTTTTTCCGAGACTAGGGTGGCTGGTGGACTGGGCGACGGGGCTCCAAGCGAGGGTGAAGAGGACGGCGGCCGAGCTCGACAGTATAATGGAGAGGACGATCACGGAGCACGAGGGGGACCCAGgaaaggacgacggcgaggctccgGACCTCCTGGACGACTTGCTCTTGATCGCCAAGGATGGTGACCAGGGGTTTAAGCTGGATCGGATCGATGTGAAGGGAGTCATCTTG GACATGTTCATAGCAGGCACCGACACGACCTACAAGACGATAGAATGGACCTTGGCCGAGCTCATGAAGAATCCAAGAGAAATGGCAAAGGTGCAATCAGAGGTGAGACAGGTTGCTGCAGGCGCGCATGGAGGAGTCCTCGAGGAGGAGCTGGAAAAGATGAACCTCCTACAGGCGGCCATGAAGGAAACATTGCGGTTACACCCGCCGGTGCCGCTCCTCATCCCACGCGAATCCATTCAGGATGCACAGCTACACGGCTATGACATCCCGGCCAAGACCCGGGTCATGGTCAACACGTGGGCCATAGGGAGGGACGGCGAGTCGTGGGAGAACGCCGAAGAGTTCCGGCCAGAAAGGTTCCTCGGCAGGACCATCGACTACAATGGCAAGGACCCTCGGTTCCTACCGTTCGGCGCGGGAAGGAGGGGGTGCCCCGGTATTGCCTTTGGGACACGCCTCGCAGAGCTCACGCTGGCTAACATGATGTACCATTTCGACTGGGAGCTACCGGATGGCGAGGATCCCGAGTCATTTGAGGTTGTTGAGTCCAGTGGCTTGTCGCCTGGCCTTAAGTCTGCCTTGATCCTTGGTATAAAACCTCTGTAA